One genomic region from Anatilimnocola floriformis encodes:
- a CDS encoding phage tail tube protein, whose amino-acid sequence MSLLDRIGLGATFAFSAADPEDDDIVLSIVDPGISGSSSKATAATSRLGDAHDTFLGGSVDPGEVTFTVAFHPGSATELALDAWYAANGQASVRTCTITLPELGDLPEFASTGDGILTSRNNTINRNELVTEELTIKRSGAWVTAEVEGASVPDESPEEGA is encoded by the coding sequence ATGAGTCTATTAGATAGAATTGGTTTGGGTGCGACGTTCGCATTCTCTGCGGCTGATCCAGAGGATGATGACATTGTATTGTCAATCGTCGATCCCGGCATTAGCGGCAGCAGCAGCAAAGCCACGGCAGCCACAAGCAGGTTAGGCGATGCACACGACACGTTCCTCGGTGGTTCGGTCGATCCCGGCGAAGTTACTTTCACAGTTGCATTCCATCCCGGCAGTGCAACTGAACTTGCCCTCGATGCGTGGTATGCAGCGAATGGCCAAGCAAGCGTAAGAACTTGCACCATCACCCTACCGGAACTCGGCGACTTGCCAGAATTCGCAAGCACCGGCGACGGTATCTTGACCAGCAGGAACAACACAATTAACCGCAACGAACTCGTGACTGAAGAACTCACGATCAAACGTTCGGGCGCATGGGTAACTGCTGAAGTTGAGGGCGCATCTGTTCCCGATGAATCACCAGAAGAGGGTGCATAA
- a CDS encoding phage tail fiber protein has translation MAISKYAGNLFRNHLLRTDTWSKTTTRYVCLCTTSPTSSSTGSTIVEVADGNYARQSLGASDSNWDGTTDLATQNLSDILFPAAAGSYTATHWAITDASSAGNLLAYGSITGGSVAACERFKLAIGALDITLS, from the coding sequence ATGGCTATATCAAAATACGCAGGCAATCTATTCCGCAACCACTTACTCCGCACGGATACGTGGTCAAAAACAACTACTCGCTACGTTTGTCTTTGCACAACGTCGCCCACGTCATCGTCAACCGGCAGCACTATTGTTGAAGTAGCTGACGGCAACTATGCACGGCAATCGCTCGGTGCGTCCGATTCTAATTGGGACGGCACGACTGACTTGGCCACGCAGAATCTTTCTGACATCTTGTTCCCTGCCGCTGCCGGTTCCTACACCGCAACGCATTGGGCTATCACTGACGCATCGAGTGCAGGCAACTTGCTTGCTTATGGTTCGATCACTGGTGGTTCGGTTGCAGCGTGCGAACGGTTCAAGCTTGCTATCGGTGCCCTCGACATCACGCTCAGCTAA
- a CDS encoding head-tail adaptor protein — protein sequence MRSGQLRHRIFIQTPPDGPADARGFKTGEWETLYNLVPSSVVDLQGLELIRAQKVVAEATVQIEIRFHAGIDTTCRAKFGNRFFQLLHVNNVDQRNIKQVILAKEIR from the coding sequence ATGCGTAGCGGACAACTGAGACACAGAATATTTATACAAACGCCACCCGATGGCCCGGCTGATGCTCGTGGTTTCAAGACGGGCGAATGGGAAACATTATATAACCTCGTCCCCTCGTCTGTCGTTGACTTGCAGGGATTGGAATTGATTCGGGCGCAGAAAGTCGTGGCCGAAGCAACCGTGCAAATTGAAATCAGATTCCACGCAGGAATCGACACAACCTGCCGTGCGAAGTTTGGAAATAGATTTTTCCAATTGCTGCATGTGAACAACGTCGATCAGCGAAACATCAAGCAAGTGATCCTTGCCAAGGAGATTCGATAA
- a CDS encoding HK97 gp10 family phage protein, producing MAVVIRGAREFEIKLGKLGKNAKKFLRKGTRKAAKLIQTKTKQNLEEREQPPDDSGDLERGVKVKALKRKRGRVGHRVTSTLPKGKQYNMAQEYGWTTKSGRKMPGKRHMRDAGETEEQAALDAVNESLDDAIRSQF from the coding sequence ATGGCAGTAGTAATCAGGGGTGCTAGAGAATTTGAAATCAAACTTGGCAAGCTTGGAAAGAATGCAAAGAAGTTCCTGCGGAAAGGAACTCGCAAGGCAGCCAAACTTATACAGACAAAGACAAAGCAGAATCTGGAAGAGCGTGAGCAACCACCTGATGACAGCGGCGATCTTGAACGTGGTGTCAAAGTCAAGGCATTGAAACGCAAGCGAGGGCGAGTGGGCCACCGTGTTACTTCCACGCTGCCAAAGGGTAAGCAATACAACATGGCACAGGAATATGGCTGGACTACAAAGAGCGGACGCAAGATGCCGGGCAAACGTCATATGCGGGATGCCGGTGAGACTGAAGAGCAGGCCGCACTCGATGCCGTGAATGAATCATTAGACGACGCAATAAGGAGTCAATTTTGA
- a CDS encoding glycosyltransferase family 25 protein, producing MKTYLINLARREDRLKEFADNQIEHGWPCSPVTVVKAVDGTNLPLPRNWKANAGAWGCRQSHIRVIEDALANNEEQIFVLEDDVCWTKDIWPKLEIFCKNVPHDWDMLFLGGQHILPPKLLWTDFEWIFRGRYVCRTHAYVLPRRTMPTILRLLYATTDHIDHAIGKWCALHKVYCPEQWLFGQRSSLSDIGPDGIYDERMWNELKSLERNYI from the coding sequence ATGAAAACTTACCTAATCAATCTTGCTCGGCGTGAAGATCGGCTGAAGGAATTCGCCGACAACCAGATAGAACACGGCTGGCCATGTTCGCCGGTCACGGTTGTCAAAGCGGTTGATGGAACGAACCTGCCTTTGCCCCGCAATTGGAAAGCAAATGCCGGTGCATGGGGTTGTCGTCAATCCCACATCCGAGTCATCGAGGATGCACTTGCCAACAACGAAGAACAAATCTTTGTCCTTGAGGACGATGTTTGTTGGACCAAGGACATTTGGCCGAAGCTAGAAATCTTTTGCAAGAACGTGCCGCACGATTGGGACATGTTGTTCCTCGGTGGTCAACACATTCTGCCGCCGAAGTTATTGTGGACTGACTTTGAATGGATCTTCAGGGGCCGGTATGTCTGCCGCACTCATGCCTATGTTCTACCTCGCCGGACAATGCCAACCATATTGCGGCTGCTGTATGCAACAACCGATCACATCGACCACGCTATCGGCAAGTGGTGCGCCCTGCACAAAGTCTATTGCCCGGAACAGTGGTTGTTCGGTCAACGGTCAAGCCTCTCTGACATCGGGCCTGATGGTATCTACGATGAGCGAATGTGGAATGAGCTAAAGTCGCTTGAGCGAAACTATATATAG
- a CDS encoding cytidine deaminase: protein MSSPLPIVFRQLAELSVEDRALVEAALAVRERAFAPYSKFLVGAAIVTPAGKQFVGCNVENASYGLTNCAERTAIFSAVADGEQQFARLAIASAGGVSPCGACRQVLAEFAPQLSILLVDVQRPDQVAEVNMADLLPGRFIFEKKNFS from the coding sequence ATGTCGTCTCCCTTGCCGATCGTGTTTCGTCAGCTGGCGGAGCTATCTGTCGAAGATCGTGCCCTGGTCGAGGCGGCGCTGGCGGTGCGCGAGCGGGCGTTTGCGCCCTATTCGAAGTTTCTGGTGGGAGCTGCGATCGTTACACCTGCTGGTAAGCAGTTCGTCGGCTGCAATGTCGAAAATGCCTCGTATGGTTTGACGAATTGCGCCGAGCGCACGGCGATCTTTTCGGCAGTAGCCGATGGCGAGCAGCAGTTTGCACGCCTGGCGATTGCTTCGGCTGGTGGTGTCTCTCCGTGTGGCGCGTGTCGACAAGTGCTGGCGGAGTTTGCGCCGCAGTTGTCCATTTTGCTCGTCGATGTGCAGCGGCCCGATCAGGTTGCAGAAGTAAACATGGCCGATTTGCTGCCTGGACGCTTCATTTTTGAGAAAAAAAATTTCTCGTGA
- a CDS encoding autotransporter-associated beta strand repeat-containing protein, with protein sequence MPRLAASLRTRELHSQRIAFSARQINRRRRMFFEQLEVRSLLATLTWVGDVDGNWGTGTAGVSTNWSGDALPADGDTLIFDAAGLNLTQTNNTTALNSYTLQFTAGGYSISGNAISLDNAGTDIISTTGTNTLNTPFTMVADTTIDTQGTSTIVTGAAAVMSGTGGLRKIGAGTLNLGAVSTYTGNNLIDAGIAISSNTTSVSGAFGAFNTAVTKIQVANGATVDMNGSSRGATGGIDFFYGITIAGTGTAGQGAFVNNGGDSGTGNRSISFIALTANASIGGTGSIRMINSGHGPNSITMNNFTLSKVGTNTLFLDNTTVSAGTIQVQGGGLAQMNGSNNLSAVNLILDNTAGVNFTLASQAATVASLSGGGTTGGNIVLGALALTVNQTATTTYSGVISGTGTVTKTGSGSLTLGGVNTYTGGTTLSQGTLRTTAATGFGTQTVTLGDANTLANNIQLSLLAGIANPLVVSASGTGTVTISGETATATSTGTLALNRATILDAGTAGVTTYNGVVSGAGSVTKLGVGTFALGGANTFTGGATVTAGTLTASNTAALGTGVLTMNGGTLNTSVNLANNITLNNTGNTIAPNNNYRLLSGVISGPGGFTAAGGGGTPGLELNNPGNSFAGGVTINSGVYLRLSASEVIPDTATVTNNGNFRLDTVGGGTETIAGLTGAGSVWVPTSNSAVQTLTVGAGDTTSTFAGSIGQGAQNNAFLALRKIGAGTLTLTGAGLYTAGTTISQGTLQLNNATAAGTGGITLGDASTRASNVTLGLGANIANPITVSSSGTGTATLLGTSQYASHSGTITLQRPAILEVPANGAATDWWYSFNGVISGTGPVTIKGGSGGLSAADGGNRVILGNAANTYTGNTIVESGKLQVAGVNSASTGTITLGTATTGTAVTQLRLGANIPNTIIVAAAAPTSPSAIGTYNAQQVLPGGLQILHPLTINGSSDRVTWSGATAVWSGTADVTISGGRVTHDGVANTWTGNLTINAASTFQPGNAATLSSASSVTANGTLQLNNVAQTINSLNGSGTVQNIVGANTLTIGGGNGGGNFSGTLQNGSGALSIIKAGTGTQTLSGTVGTFTGSVGVSNGTLVLNRTGAAVDSGYFPLATTITVGTGAILNVASEWNLASTNNVVVNGGTVNFTAGTATDASNFLNNLTLNGGTVTGNPFRVGDSSNGTFLITGSAASTISAGIYLVNNATPRTLNINVADTVVGNDLTITGVIRDLGQNGTSPSLPGTAINKLGAGTLSLPTANTYTGTTTLTAGVIDISNGSALGTGAVIVLGGGTLDLRNNITVANAATYNPTGTGGMIRNAAGDNTWTGTILFSNTLISYLTIAAGTLTVSGNITSNGYAYKNGPGTLILSGTNGGTFYMDVAEGVISLRSNNSIVGNYFHVLGPNAVVELNGGVSIPAGKTIYLSGAATTSNPTFRSVNGANSFASTLRLHNDTGTRNIGVDAGGSLTITGVINETAAGRNFTKVGAGTLTLAGTNTYSGTTFVTEGILALQNGNAIANAGGPVNVSLGATLQLLTSETISSFVGAGDIGAGTNDSTLALGANTLTTTGSAAIANVTTTTGGGIVAGGAITDADDDNNITGTNIFLQAATGIGTAVDPIETALSVIQLSNITSGVVNVLNSNAAALLTVSDLRTLSFGARNQGGALTVGNVGPLTLAANVTASGAAVLSAVDTAAVGDDLTVNANVILQSTGSTLTLNAGDAMTAPATALLAASGTITINLDAGSVDPSIGGSLNLLADLDATLAVINGGTDTIGDSFTIRPDQDTANILTPIQVFGAAPTGTPIGDSLTLVLTGLGVPTLTLTPGSGSGAFSFGAAAASLVYDNIENIITSPVLPYNLVVDMKYLGYENASPDAILAQISPDGANLQLNVNAAPIFSGAKTGIQSLTIIGSNDNETLTIQETAGGLPMFAGGAPIVNNTGIGGGVSAGSHLGSSADLTLETLRPTGAPWDASDVSFHFDAGGGTDSLQLNLTSTSNAALFSDTTSTGSGNLLVAPGTFATLGAPSLLVSFEKIEPVSLSGNGGALLIDGTATPALSTLTLTDIGTQTQVAADVGLPTTSSSGFSGLTVVGGDGAENIQVVSVDAGVLTSLQINAGNTNNWLGIAGGDTAADTLRLQTLPATVAALLVGGGGSDLFELCNGSNTVDQILGTVTIDGTDGNLAGNTDTLTIIDTGDTSGDDVVIGAVNPLTSADYFIDGITTTTSSDVIFRNIDVLNYSATAGDDKIDGRFVNTVPVHDLSIVNISGWIGSDQFLLFTSDQLGGSGAGFTPTGVTSGVSTINLYGDAPGNPHANDGVDRFGENPQNLVGTGSSNVGLVVPGTIRSIRPSVSTAINIDGGTPIGVASPLGDIVGDVLNLDISGIGNTAPVIVSSNSPGALAVSGIQPLNWTEIEDMNLVDQGKLTNVQIGDLFGRGTPGVDMVQFVVNSSNANPNGVRVRINSTVGDYRASNKTVMYSGDSNDYITQANLRIPAEFYGEGGDDYISGATGNDWLSGGLGSDSINGGGGDNVIWGDNAPTLPTDPTPQDSAVGGNDILSGLGGNDVFYGGGGDDQVSAGGGNDYAYGGQGDDLLDGSDGDDRLYGGAGNDVLGGQVGNDLLSGGGNDDKLYGGIGNDVLIGGTGADLIDGGDGNDLLISGSVANETSSWTSVANTTTFSPVTYFSPISNDVALLTLLTQWATAGNRSSLDTITHDGVHDEAFGGLGDDDFCWETADVSPRLTPQDYNGPAMGSDERFGPT encoded by the coding sequence ATGCCTCGCCTCGCCGCTAGTCTGCGCACTCGTGAACTTCACTCGCAACGGATTGCTTTCTCGGCTCGCCAGATCAATCGCCGCCGGCGAATGTTCTTCGAACAACTCGAAGTACGTTCGCTGCTGGCGACGTTGACTTGGGTGGGCGATGTCGACGGCAACTGGGGCACGGGGACCGCGGGCGTCAGCACCAACTGGTCCGGCGACGCGCTGCCTGCCGATGGCGATACGCTGATCTTTGATGCGGCCGGGCTGAACCTCACGCAAACAAACAACACGACCGCGCTCAATAGTTACACGTTGCAGTTCACGGCCGGCGGTTATTCGATCAGCGGCAATGCGATCTCGCTCGACAACGCGGGAACCGACATCATTTCTACGACGGGAACGAACACGCTCAACACACCGTTCACGATGGTCGCCGATACGACGATCGACACGCAAGGAACGTCGACCATTGTCACCGGCGCGGCGGCCGTCATGTCGGGCACGGGCGGATTGCGAAAGATCGGCGCCGGCACATTGAATCTCGGCGCGGTGAGCACGTACACCGGCAACAATTTGATCGACGCGGGCATCGCGATCAGCAGCAATACAACTTCCGTCAGCGGGGCGTTCGGTGCTTTCAACACGGCCGTCACGAAGATTCAGGTGGCTAATGGCGCGACAGTCGACATGAATGGCTCTTCGCGGGGTGCGACGGGCGGCATCGACTTTTTCTACGGAATCACGATTGCGGGAACTGGCACCGCTGGCCAAGGCGCGTTTGTGAACAACGGCGGTGACAGTGGCACGGGCAATCGCTCGATATCGTTCATTGCACTGACCGCCAATGCCTCGATCGGCGGCACGGGTAGCATTCGCATGATCAACTCGGGCCACGGCCCGAACTCGATCACGATGAATAACTTTACGCTATCGAAGGTCGGCACGAACACGCTCTTTCTCGACAACACCACGGTGTCGGCGGGCACGATTCAGGTTCAAGGTGGCGGCCTGGCGCAGATGAACGGGAGCAATAATCTCTCGGCAGTTAATCTGATTCTCGACAACACGGCCGGTGTGAATTTCACGCTTGCTTCACAAGCGGCAACGGTGGCTTCGCTGTCGGGTGGTGGAACGACGGGCGGCAACATCGTGCTCGGCGCGTTGGCGTTGACGGTGAATCAAACGGCCACGACCACTTACAGCGGTGTGATCTCAGGAACGGGCACAGTTACGAAAACGGGGAGCGGTTCGCTGACGCTCGGCGGCGTGAATACTTACACCGGCGGCACCACGTTGAGCCAAGGGACGTTGCGAACGACGGCTGCGACGGGCTTTGGTACGCAGACGGTGACGCTGGGCGATGCGAACACGCTGGCCAACAACATTCAGCTCAGTCTGCTCGCTGGAATTGCGAATCCGCTGGTCGTAAGCGCGAGTGGAACGGGCACAGTGACGATCTCGGGCGAAACAGCGACGGCGACGAGCACTGGAACGTTGGCGCTCAACCGAGCCACGATCTTGGACGCGGGAACTGCTGGTGTGACGACTTACAACGGCGTGGTCTCGGGCGCGGGGAGCGTCACCAAGCTGGGAGTGGGAACCTTTGCACTTGGCGGCGCGAATACTTTTACTGGTGGCGCAACGGTCACCGCTGGAACGTTGACGGCCTCGAACACGGCAGCACTCGGCACGGGTGTGTTGACGATGAACGGCGGAACGCTGAATACCTCGGTGAATCTGGCCAACAACATCACGCTCAACAACACGGGCAATACGATTGCGCCGAACAATAACTATCGCCTGTTGAGCGGCGTGATTAGCGGTCCAGGTGGATTTACGGCTGCTGGGGGCGGCGGTACTCCTGGTCTGGAACTCAACAACCCCGGCAATAGTTTTGCTGGCGGCGTAACGATCAACAGCGGCGTGTATTTGCGGCTGTCGGCCAGCGAAGTCATTCCTGATACCGCCACGGTAACGAACAACGGCAACTTTCGGCTCGATACGGTTGGCGGCGGCACGGAGACGATCGCAGGTCTGACGGGCGCGGGGAGTGTGTGGGTGCCGACCAGCAACAGCGCGGTGCAAACTTTGACCGTCGGCGCTGGCGACACAACGAGTACGTTCGCGGGCAGCATTGGACAAGGTGCGCAAAACAATGCCTTTCTCGCCTTGCGCAAAATCGGGGCCGGCACTCTTACCTTAACCGGAGCGGGGCTCTACACGGCGGGCACCACCATCAGCCAAGGAACGCTGCAACTCAACAACGCGACCGCAGCTGGGACGGGTGGCATCACGCTGGGAGATGCGAGCACGCGGGCGAGCAACGTGACGCTCGGACTCGGCGCGAACATCGCGAATCCGATCACGGTGAGTTCCAGCGGTACCGGGACTGCGACCTTGCTCGGGACTTCGCAGTACGCTTCTCACTCGGGCACCATCACGCTGCAACGGCCGGCGATCTTGGAAGTTCCTGCAAACGGCGCTGCTACGGATTGGTGGTACTCCTTCAACGGTGTAATCAGCGGCACTGGGCCGGTCACCATCAAGGGTGGCTCTGGTGGTTTGAGTGCCGCTGACGGCGGCAATCGAGTCATTTTGGGGAACGCGGCGAATACGTACACGGGCAACACGATTGTCGAGTCGGGCAAGTTGCAAGTCGCGGGCGTCAACTCCGCCAGCACAGGTACCATCACACTCGGAACAGCGACAACCGGAACTGCCGTGACGCAGTTGCGTTTGGGAGCGAATATTCCGAACACGATCATCGTTGCAGCGGCGGCGCCGACCTCGCCGTCGGCGATCGGCACTTACAACGCTCAACAGGTGCTGCCAGGCGGGTTACAGATTTTGCATCCTTTGACGATCAACGGCAGCAGTGATCGCGTCACCTGGTCCGGCGCGACAGCGGTCTGGTCGGGAACGGCTGACGTGACGATTTCGGGCGGACGCGTCACACACGACGGCGTGGCGAATACCTGGACGGGCAACCTAACGATCAATGCCGCGTCGACCTTTCAACCGGGGAATGCAGCCACGCTCTCTTCGGCCAGTTCGGTTACGGCGAACGGCACACTGCAATTGAACAACGTGGCGCAGACGATCAATTCGCTGAATGGCTCGGGCACGGTGCAGAATATCGTTGGCGCCAATACGCTCACCATCGGCGGAGGGAACGGTGGCGGCAACTTTAGCGGTACGTTGCAGAACGGCAGTGGTGCGCTGTCGATTATCAAGGCCGGTACGGGCACGCAAACATTGTCGGGCACGGTCGGCACATTCACTGGCAGCGTGGGAGTGAGCAACGGAACGCTGGTGTTGAACCGCACAGGAGCCGCTGTCGATAGCGGTTATTTCCCGTTAGCGACCACGATTACTGTCGGCACTGGAGCCATTTTGAATGTAGCCAGTGAATGGAACCTCGCCAGCACGAACAACGTGGTGGTGAATGGCGGTACGGTGAATTTCACCGCTGGCACTGCGACCGATGCCAGCAACTTTCTGAACAATTTGACGCTCAACGGCGGCACGGTCACGGGCAATCCTTTCCGCGTGGGTGATTCGTCCAACGGAACGTTTTTAATCACAGGTTCGGCGGCATCGACCATCTCGGCGGGGATCTATCTGGTCAACAATGCAACGCCACGGACCCTGAACATCAACGTGGCCGATACCGTGGTCGGCAACGATCTAACCATCACCGGGGTCATTCGCGATTTAGGACAGAACGGTACAAGCCCTTCGCTGCCTGGAACGGCGATCAACAAGTTGGGGGCGGGTACGCTGTCGCTGCCGACGGCGAACACTTACACCGGCACCACGACGTTGACGGCTGGCGTGATTGATATTTCCAACGGTAGCGCACTCGGTACGGGTGCGGTCATCGTCCTGGGTGGTGGCACGCTTGATTTGCGTAATAACATCACCGTCGCGAACGCTGCAACCTACAATCCAACGGGTACGGGAGGCATGATTCGGAACGCGGCCGGTGACAATACGTGGACCGGCACGATCTTGTTCTCGAACACGCTGATCAGTTACCTCACCATTGCGGCTGGCACGCTAACCGTCAGCGGCAACATCACCTCGAACGGTTACGCCTATAAGAACGGCCCTGGCACACTGATTCTCTCGGGCACAAACGGCGGCACTTTTTACATGGATGTCGCCGAAGGCGTGATTAGCCTCCGCAGCAATAATTCGATCGTCGGCAACTATTTTCACGTACTCGGACCGAACGCGGTCGTTGAACTCAACGGCGGAGTGAGCATTCCCGCCGGCAAAACGATTTATCTCTCGGGGGCAGCGACGACGAGCAATCCCACGTTCCGCAGTGTCAATGGCGCGAACTCTTTTGCGAGCACGTTGCGGCTGCACAATGACACCGGCACGCGCAACATCGGCGTGGACGCAGGCGGCTCACTAACCATCACTGGCGTTATCAATGAAACAGCCGCGGGGCGGAACTTCACGAAAGTCGGCGCGGGCACTTTGACGCTGGCAGGAACCAATACTTATTCCGGAACCACGTTCGTTACCGAGGGAATACTGGCCCTGCAGAACGGCAATGCTATTGCCAATGCAGGTGGCCCGGTCAATGTTTCTCTGGGCGCAACATTGCAACTGCTGACCAGCGAAACTATTTCATCGTTTGTCGGCGCTGGTGACATCGGTGCGGGAACGAACGACAGCACGCTGGCTTTGGGCGCGAACACGTTGACGACGACGGGATCCGCCGCAATCGCCAATGTCACGACGACCACGGGCGGCGGCATCGTCGCTGGTGGCGCGATCACCGATGCGGACGATGACAACAACATCACGGGAACAAACATCTTCCTGCAAGCCGCGACGGGGATCGGCACTGCGGTTGATCCCATCGAAACGGCGCTGAGCGTAATTCAATTGAGCAACATCACGAGCGGCGTGGTGAACGTACTCAATAGCAACGCAGCTGCCCTCCTCACGGTTTCTGATCTGCGGACGCTTAGCTTTGGTGCTCGCAACCAAGGGGGCGCATTAACCGTCGGCAATGTCGGTCCGCTGACGCTTGCAGCCAATGTCACCGCGAGTGGCGCGGCCGTCCTGTCTGCAGTCGACACCGCAGCCGTTGGTGACGATTTGACCGTGAATGCCAATGTGATTCTACAATCGACCGGTTCGACGCTGACTTTGAATGCCGGCGATGCGATGACCGCACCGGCTACGGCGCTGCTGGCTGCCAGTGGAACGATCACCATCAATCTCGATGCCGGCAGCGTCGATCCGAGCATCGGCGGTTCGCTGAATCTGCTCGCCGATCTCGATGCGACGTTGGCAGTGATCAACGGCGGGACCGATACAATTGGCGACTCATTCACGATTCGTCCCGATCAAGATACTGCGAACATCCTCACGCCGATTCAAGTATTCGGCGCGGCTCCCACGGGAACACCCATCGGCGATTCGCTTACGCTGGTGCTGACCGGCCTCGGTGTGCCGACGCTCACGCTCACGCCGGGATCCGGCAGCGGCGCGTTCAGCTTCGGCGCGGCGGCGGCCAGCCTGGTGTACGACAACATCGAAAACATCATCACGTCGCCGGTCCTGCCGTATAACCTCGTGGTCGATATGAAGTACTTGGGCTACGAAAACGCGAGCCCGGATGCGATTCTCGCGCAGATCAGCCCGGATGGAGCGAATCTTCAATTGAATGTGAATGCCGCTCCTATCTTCAGCGGCGCGAAGACCGGCATTCAGTCGCTCACGATCATCGGCTCGAACGACAACGAAACGCTGACGATTCAAGAGACTGCCGGTGGACTCCCGATGTTTGCTGGGGGTGCTCCGATCGTGAACAACACCGGCATCGGCGGCGGCGTAAGCGCAGGCTCGCACCTCGGCAGCAGCGCCGATCTGACTTTGGAAACTCTGAGGCCCACCGGCGCACCTTGGGATGCCAGCGATGTGTCGTTCCACTTCGATGCTGGCGGCGGCACGGACTCGCTGCAGTTGAATCTGACCTCAACCAGCAACGCTGCGCTGTTCAGCGACACGACGAGCACCGGCAGCGGCAATTTACTGGTCGCGCCAGGTACGTTCGCTACGCTCGGAGCACCCTCGCTGTTAGTTTCGTTTGAGAAGATCGAACCGGTCAGTCTCAGTGGCAACGGTGGAGCGTTGCTAATCGATGGCACTGCCACGCCGGCGCTGAGCACGCTCACGCTGACCGACATTGGGACGCAGACGCAAGTCGCCGCTGATGTCGGGTTGCCGACGACCAGCAGCAGTGGATTCAGCGGGCTCACCGTCGTCGGCGGCGACGGCGCCGAAAACATTCAAGTGGTTAGCGTCGATGCCGGAGTGCTCACTTCGCTGCAAATCAACGCGGGCAATACGAACAACTGGCTTGGCATCGCCGGCGGCGATACGGCTGCCGATACACTCCGCTTGCAAACACTCCCCGCCACGGTTGCTGCATTACTGGTTGGCGGCGGCGGGAGTGATTTGTTCGAACTTTGCAACGGCTCGAACACGGTCGATCAGATTCTGGGAACCGTCACAATAGACGGCACCGACGGCAACCTGGCCGGCAACACCGACACGCTGACGATCATCGATACCGGTGACACCAGTGGCGACGACGTCGTGATCGGCGCGGTCAATCCGCTGACGTCGGCTGACTACTTTATCGATGGCATTACGACGACGACCAGCAGCGATGTGATCTTCCGCAACATCGACGTGCTGAATTACTCGGCCACCGCTGGCGATGACAAAATCGATGGCCGATTTGTAAACACAGTGCCAGTGCATGATCTGAGCATCGTCAACATTTCGGGCTGGATCGGCAGCGATCAGTTCCTGCTGTTTACTTCCGATCAACTGGGCGGCAGCGGCGCGGGCTTTACTCCCACGGGCGTGACGAGCGGCGTCTCGACGATCAATTTGTATGGCGACGCGCCCGGCAATCCGCACGCGAACGATGGGGTCGATCGCTTTGGCGAAAATCCTCAGAACCTTGTCGGCACCGGCAGCAGCAACGTCGGCCTGGTGGTGCCTGGAACGATTCGCAGCATTCGCCCTAGCGTTTCGACAGCGATCAACATCGACGGTGGTACGCCGATCGGCGTGGCGTCGCCGCTAGGCGACATTGTCGGCGACGTCCTCAATCTCGATATCAGCGGCATCGGCAACACAGCGCCGGTCATCGTTTCTTCGAACTCACCGGGAGCTCTCGCGGTATCCGGCATACAGCCGTTGAACTGGACCGAGATCGAAGACATGAATCTGGTCGATCAAGGCAAATTGACCAACGTGCAAATCGGCGATCTGTTTGGCCGCGGCACGCCCGGGGTCGATATGGTGCAGTTTGTCGTCAACTCGTCGAACGCCAATCCTAACGGCGTGCGAGTGCGCATCAATTCAACAGTCGGTGATTATCGCGCCAGTAACAAGACCGTGATGTATTCCGGCGACTCAAACGATTACATCACGCAGGCCAATCTTCGCATCCCCGCCGAATTCTATGGCGAAGGGGGCGACGACTACATCAGCGGTGCGACTGGCAACGATTGGCTGTCGGGCGGCTTGGGGAGCGACAGCATTAATGGTGGCGGCGGCGACAATGTGATCTGGGGCGACAATGCACCGACACTTCCCACCGATCCCACGCCGCAAGATTCCGCCGTCGGTGGCAACGACATTCTCAGTGGCTTGGGGGGCAACGATGTCTTCTATGGCGGCGGCGGCGACGATCAAGTGTCGGCTGGCGGCGGCAATGACTACGCCTACGGCGGGCAGGGCGATGACCTGCTCGATGGCTCTGATGGCGACGATCGTCTGTACGGTGGCGCCGGCAACGATGTTCTCGGCGGCCAAGTGGGGAACGACCTGCTGAGTGGCGGCGGCAATGACGACAAGCTCTACGGCGGCATCGGCAACGATGTATTGATCGGTGGTACGGGGGCCGACCTGATCGACGGTGGCGATGGAAACGACTTGCTGATCAGTGGCAGCGTGGCCAACGAAACCAGCAGTTGGACGAGCGTTGCGAACACTACCACTTTCAGCCCTGTGACCTATTTCAGCCCGATATCGAACGATGTCGCGTTGCTGACACTCCTCACCCAATGGGCCACTGCGGGGAATCGTTCGTCGCTCGATACGATTACTCACGACGGCGTTCATGACGAAGCCTTCGGTGGTCTGGGAGACGACGACTTCTGCTGGGAAACGGCCGATGTGTCGCCACGCCTCACGCCGCAGGACTACAACGGACCGGCGATGGGGAGCGATGAGCGATTCGGTCCGACCTAA